Proteins encoded within one genomic window of bacterium:
- a CDS encoding four helix bundle protein, with product MRENAVLDKSFDFAVRVVNLYKFLVAEKKEFVLSKQILRSGTSIGAMVREAQQAESKADFVHKLSIALKEANETDYWLLLLKKTDYIESVQFESLKKDIDALLKLLVSIIKKSKEKKR from the coding sequence ATGAGAGAGAATGCGGTATTAGATAAAAGTTTTGATTTCGCTGTACGGGTTGTTAATCTGTATAAATTTCTTGTTGCCGAAAAGAAGGAATTTGTTTTATCTAAACAGATTCTGCGTAGCGGGACTTCTATCGGCGCAATGGTTCGTGAAGCGCAGCAGGCGGAAAGCAAAGCTGATTTTGTCCATAAACTTTCTATCGCTCTGAAAGAAGCAAATGAGACAGATTATTGGTTACTGTTGTTAAAGAAAACCGATTATATTGAATCTGTTCAATTTGAATCATTAAAGAAAGATATTGATGCACTATTGAAACTTTTAGTTTCTATCATTAAAAAATCCAAAGAGAAAAAGAGATGA